gCATGAcgtgtttatgtttttctttgctaACAGATGTTTATACAGCTAAAAGTCATATTTGGCAGGACAACATCTGTGGAGTTTGTGTTCTCGCGACAGTTTGTTTCTGTGACGGGAAACTCGAACAAAATTAATTTTCTCCGGATTTGTCCCACTGTAAAATGACTAACTCTGCCATCTATATTTGTTCATTTCtgattgattgtgttttatttatggttTAAAACGTTGTTTTGTCTTGCAACATAAATAtaagataaataaagaaataagaaataagaatcAATACATactgttaatatttacagtccATGATCCAACTTCTACTAGACTCTTAAAGGAGGCGTGGCAGGGGCGAAACCACGTGACACGGGTACAGGAAATAACCGGAAATATCCGAAATATGTTTGCGAAATATCCACTGTGGGCGACTGTTGCATGAGGACATTTGCAAAGACGGTTTTAAACCGTCTCAGACATTTAGTTTCGCTTCAGCCTCTGACAGACCTTCCTCgacatgtagaaaaaaaacggTTGAGCATAACAATAGATTCATGGTGGGTCTCTATTTAGCCTATTATACATCCGGGTCTCGGTtttcaaactgtaaaatatagaAGAATATGTCATTTATTGTATTACCGTAGCTACGAGTAATTTGGgttgatgtttaaaatgttaaaggaaAGAAACCTGGGCAAAcaataaacatgtaaatgttttttggacTCCAAATCAAATTAAGGACATGTTTGTATAAAGAACTGCATTAATCACATATTATGCATTATTATTACTGATATGAATCCAATAAGAGACCCTTAAAGATAAAAAGGCAATATTGACTTTGTGTCTGATGCTTTTCTCGTGGACCGGTTCTGTATTCAGTATGTTCTCTATGGATGAAACGTACAGGTGCCGTCCATCATGTGTTGTAGAACGCTGCCATCTGTCGGCGGGTGTAAGTGGCTGGTAGTGGTACCCAGCAGTTTGTAGCTGATCTAGCTGTACTATCTGCTCCTACAAAGCAACCAAATAATGAACCGTCAGGATAGTGTTCCGTTCAACCCTTCAGCCAAACCTAAAGCAGCTGCTCAAGTACTATACAATCAACAGAAAAGTGGAAGGTAACGTGAACGTAACACGGTGCTTCAGTCTTTGAACGTAACGTTAACTAATGTCAATGTTGTGAATTTATTTGAGCAAGTTTCAACTTAACGTCGAGCAGCGTGCCTGTTGCATGAGTTTctggctgtgtttttgttgactgGATTTCATTACTTTAATTGCTACCTCAAAGCAATAAACTGGTCTGTGTGTAGCTATGTAGTTAGCTGAAGGCTAAATGCACAGTATGCTAAGCTAGCCAACGTTAAGGTCTATGTCGTATGTTCTGAGAACATTTCAAGTACTCGTTATTATTGGTTTCACTTGCTTTGTAGTTTTGCGCTCAttttgtcctctgtgtcctgtgATAAACAGAATACCCCAGGACTTTAAAGAAGCTATGTTACACATCCCAGTGAAGCCACCAGTCAACTCAAACAACAGGACATCTGGCAATGTTGCTAAGACAAAACCAGCCCTGAAACGTTCAGGTAACTTCTGTGGACATTTAAGTAGGCCTACACCTAGAAACACCACCATAAACCAAAATCCTCCAAAAACCATATACCAGCGGTGTTACTCGGACTTCACATTACAACTAACCATTTAGCAAATGAGGCTGCTGtattttgtttactgttttagGCATTCCCAGATTTGGGTTATTATTTCTGCATGGCGTGAAAATCTTTTTGCAGACAGTTCCAATAAATGTACCTCTTTATTTTATGGCTTAATACAGTTACAGAGATAATCCGAGATACTCAGTCTGCACTATTGGCATGCAACAACAACGTGGCACAGTCCACAGTTATTGTGGGTTTTTCTTTGATGGATTTCATAAGTGGCGCAAGTTTCAATCTCTGCCTTAAACTGTTGGAAAAGCTGTCTCTGGGTCCCCTTCCCAATTCATAATCATCAAGTCATTTTTGGGGttcattgtgttcatttttatcctaataactaaaaaaagtcaacagaaataaaccaaaaacaacttttcataCTTCATTTTTAGTTAGCTGTAAGATATCTAAATGTATTTCCAGTCTGTCAAAAATCAACtgtctttgttgttatttacattttgtattatacAGTCAGATCTTCTGCTGATAAATGGAAGTCTTCATTCAAACCATTAGGAGAAGAAGATGACTCTCCGGACACAAGAACTGGCAGTTCAGAAAAGTAAGCCAATCAGTGATGTCTATAGCATATTTTGATAAAGTGTCCGGTAGAGAGGGACGTCTCCTGTAGTCACATCTAGGACGTCCCACATTTGAGCCTTCTAACTTTGTCTTGTGGTGACAAAGATTTGAAATATGGGATATCTGAAGTTAACCTTGTCATGTGCTATTTCAGCTGGCCACTTCAGGTAGAAGTGCAAATGTCAGGAAAGATGCAGTGCTTCACCGAGTGCTGAAACCACACAGCCCCTTGCTAGTTTTCTCtcattccatgttttttttcctctcagggTTGAAATCTATAATCCTTACGATCCTCACTCGTCAGACTCTGAGTACGAGATGGCCCAAGACCACAACCACTCCTCATCCCATCAAGATGCAGGCTGCCTTAAAAAAGGCCGCTGGGACAGGAGTTACTCAAAATCAGCAAGCCAACTTCTCAACAGGTGTGAACTAAGCCCTGAAACCAGATCCACAGAGAGTCAAGGTTTCAGTACAGGTCATAGACTGCCTGAGCGACAGGCTTATGGCCCCACCACTAAATCACCTGACCAACCAGGTTTTGACTCCATAAGCAGACCCCTAGACCACAGGGTCTGCAGCCCTGACAGGCATATACACGGCTCCTCCAACCAACGCTTTCTTGCTTCTTATGAAGGACAGAGAACCAACGGGGAGGAGGGGATAATAATCCCAGAATACAGCAGAGAGGTAAGACTGAGAATCATCTTTTTctgaatttaaatatttatgcaGTTTGTTCTGTGGTTATATTTAAACTTGAGTTGTAGCCTTAAACAGGATACATGGTCTGTTTGGTTGTACTTATTTGCAGTTATGTCACTGTGATACACTGTGAGCTTGTTCTCTCCTCTGTAGATGACCACTCCTGTTAGATTGTCCCCACCCAGGTTACAGCGGGACCATCAACATCCATTGGAATACAAAAATACGGGTAAATTGGTTTTACGTCCCACCATTTTACATTGAATATAGGAGAAACATGATTGCATggattcaatttttttttgtattttagcattttttggAAAACTAATACTAGTTTTTGAATGAGCAAAGCAGTACTTCATGTTTGCCATGTGTACTTGTATTTCCTCTTTGAACCAAATAATAGTAATTCTGTATGTAATGTTCTACAGGACTGGACCATATCCAACCTTCCACAGATGTGCCAAGAAACAGGAAAATAATAATGGACGAGTAAGAACAAAGGATACTGATGGCCAGTTGTTTAAAGATGCAGAGTAGAGTATTCACATTACACTCACTGGCCAAAGGAAGCACACGTTTTCAGATTTTCACCggaatcagaaaaggttttattgctATAATTGGTACACTTATGTGGATTTTGCCTTGGTTAAAGATGCATACAAAATgagtatatacacacaaagtAACTGTTGCAtaagaaaaaaaggctgaatGGGTTGCAAAATTTGCAAagaatatatagtatatgtaagGGCAGGATTAATGTTAGTGCAAGTGAAGTGACTAGGGAGTCCAAAATGCATCATATTGTCCTCCTATACAGTTAAACAGCTAAACATAGTTAGCAAGATTTAAAAGTAGCATCTCCTTGGGGCTCCGTGGAAACCCTCCCCTGTCCCCGGGgcgctgccacacacacacacggcgcTGCTTCAGAGCAGAGCGGAGAAAGGACCACAGTTTCACTCATTGAAACCCTTTAACCGCGGCAGTggctgagttttttttccattctgcAGTAGACTTGCAGTAACTCCAGTGGTGATGCGCACTGAGCTCAGGCCCGTACACCGGAGCGGTAGAGTATGCGCAGCAGGGCATGGAGGCTTTTCATTGGTTCTCTCCAAGCGGACCGCACAGCAGTGATTGGTGGcgttttttaaaagattacagcagctacagacGACGGATCCTTATTGGCCATTTTTCAAGTATTTGGTACAAGGGTAATAATGACCATTTCAAACTctaaatatactgtgtgtgtgtgtgtgtgtgtgtgtgtgtgtgtgtgtgtgtgtgtgtgtgtgtgtgtgtgtgtgtgtgtgtgtgtgtgtgtgtgtgtgtgtgtgtgtgtgtgtgtgtgtgtgtgtgtgtgtgtgtgtgtgtgtgtgtgtgtgtgtgtgtgtgtgtgtgtgtgtgtatatatatagtgtacATTCAAAATAGTTACCAACCCTGGCTTTAACTTGTGGCACAAATGAGCTTTAACCAATATAGAAAGATGACACACTTCACTGCTTGTTTACCAAGAAGCCAGAGCTAGGACTCTGTCAGTCCTATACATGCATCTAGCTTGGTGTGCAGCATCAGCTCTTGCTGAAGTTACTGAAGTCCTGAGATAATCACGATTTAAAGTGCTCTACGTGATGTCACGCATGTTATAGgctgcaacattttttgtcacatacagcacgcggcacactgtaaaaaaaaaacacggtctgtgtagacagcccagggtctacaaatggcaacaaaaacaaactgtgcccacctgcaccacgaagcatacacaaacagatcaAGGACGGATCAAGTCCTTATTGTGAATCAGCAGCTACGCTGTGAAGAGCCGTTAGTGAGTAAGCAGGGTTGGTTGGCGACCCTTTGTGTGCTGCTCATGTAACAACGTTGTTGTGGAGGAAATAAACTACTATCGTTCCAGTCACACATACCAGACACCACAACTCTGATAtcctgagaaatacagagagctgAGGTGTTACAGACTTAAACCAGCATTGTGTAAACTCCTTTGGCAAGGGCAAGAATGTAGCGGATGTTCATTTATATGTAAAAGTTCTGCACTCTCTCCCGTCACCCTAAATTTGTACAATTTTAAGATCAGGTTTTTAGCTATTTTTGTTAACTCCTTAATATTCTGCAACAGTGAACGCTTTCATATTTCTCTTCTAGGAACCCCATCATCTGTGACCTTTGCGAAGTTGAGTTAGCCAATGGTCGGGAGCTGGAGGATCACTTGGAGAGCAAGAGTCACTGGGACACCCTGGAGCACATCCAGCAGCAGAATAATTACGATGATCTGGCTATAGCCTTCATACAGGTAAGATTATGATTTATTACTGTACATCCTATTGACGATTCCTGGGTTGAAGCCTTAATCTGTGCAGTAGTGCCCTACTCTTCTATTACCTTTTCCCCCCAACCTAAAAATAGCTGCTAGCTGATTCTGCAACATGAGCCAGATCACTTGACAATAATCTGCactatgcatatttatttatttatgactcCATGTCACCTCCTTCTGAGCAATATGTCATTTCTATTCATTCGCACCTTATTCATCAGTATATCTGTTTTGCATAAGGGTGTTTGTAGTCTAAAtattataacaaataaaaaaaaattctatttctCATCAAACTTTTTGTATACTTTTCCTATGTCTatgtaatgtgtatttgtgttattctgatgtgtgtgtgtgaaatttcttttgagctgctgtaataagggaattttCCCAGTGAGggattcatgttttaatttaagtaaaaaaatcatatcttATCGGTGTCTGGGTGGTGGTATaagttttttattcatgtcTATAGGAAGTCATGCTGTATAAAAGCCAGCAGTGCAGCCGAAACATAGAGGATAGTGCACTTCAAGGTAAATGACGCTGACTCgtcaaaaaccaaaacacatgcacatattgCAGTATCTTCTAGTCCAGTAAAACCCAGCCTGAATACAGTCTGATCTTTGTTTGTCAGCTCTGCAGGAAAATGACCACATGACAAAGATTGAAATGTTCCACTGTGCGGCTTGCAGTGTCTTCATATCCACATCTGCATCCTCAGTGCAGACTCACATTACCTCTCAGGAACACCTCGCCAACACAAAGGTAACACTGCGGTCAAGTAGCGTGACAATATTCCTTGTTTGGTTTCTTTTGAAtctcttttcattattttgtcaacTCAACATTGGATTGGTTTTTCTGAAGGACTTTCAAGTGCAGCAGAGACGTTCTTGCCTTTACAAAGCGGAAACCATGATGAAGGAGCTGAAGCCTCAGTTTGAACACTTCCTGAAGGTATTTTGCCAACATGAACCATTTAAAAGTATTCAAAAAATAACCTGATGGCACCACGGTgaataaagtgttttaaaagaacCAAGCCCAGGGaggaactttaaaaaagaatattccCTCACaaatttaaatgcacaatatacTTATTTTATTCCTTCAATTTAATAGCTTATTCTCTTATGGAATATTTcataaataacaatacattCATTTCCTAGAGTTATTAGATTTGCTCactttctttccattttgtatGCATTGCACTTGTAACTCAAGACTGCTTGGATACAATTCAGTTTGATTTTGTTCTTAAATTGAGATAACAATTTAGTATTATGTTGGCACAAATTAATAATTTGAAGAAACAAAGTCAGAAATTTGAAATTCAGTACAAATAACTAAACGAaactaagtttaaaaaaaaaaaagtactcaaTTTGCTCTGTTTGCTAATTCAAAATAAAGAGCTATTCTAATAGTAGAGAAGGTTTTTGTTGCATGCAGGATTATCTTTTTATATCACCCAAGTAAAAGATATACTGCAATATGTGATATAAAAAATAGTGGGAAATATTCTACAATAATCAGATAGTATTGGGTTATTGGCTATGAAAAGCCATTATGTAGCTCATTGATCATTCTCAGCACCAAAAGCTTAGTGTGGGCAAGGGAAGGAAACATCTGGCGTGCTCGTGTGACTTAAGATGAACAAActattagattcaactttattgtcattacacatgtacagctacaatgcaacaaaatgcagttaagATAGAGCCTCAGGGCCGAGGCTATTTCAAGCGCCGCCACAGTGAGACTATCTGAGTAAGATAGTAGAACAACAGTCTAACAAATATTGTACTAACTAACATTGTACATTTGAAGAAAGGGGAGATTGCTTTTTGATTTGTGTAGTTAGTAAATTGgataccagtggtggaagaagtattcaggtcttttttacttaagtaaaagtactaacacactgtaaaattaCTTTGTTACAAGAAGAAGcgctgcattgaaaatgttacttaagtacaagtatgaaagtatcatcaggaaaatgtaaataaagtactacaagtaaaagtacttattgcAGAAATACccttacattttagaaagtgtaaaggataaAAAACAGTTGTGTAGTTGATTGtctaatcatctcagctggacttgtaggccgttatattgtcaggttgtttgatttataataaaacatattttataaactacatgtgttatGTCTGCAAcaaattttaatttgtaaagaaactaaaactgtcggatgaatgtagtggagtaaaaagtagaatatttctctctgagatgtagcggagtagaagtagaacgtggcatgaaaagaaaaagactcaagtaaagtacctcacatttgtacttaagtacagaacTGGAGTACATGAAGTgacattccaccactgttgaATACAGGGGACATTAAATCAAGTGTTTCCAAATCTACTACAAAAGCCTTGAAATAAACTTATATTGTTACCTTAAgtaatgcattcattttgagCCTGAGTACACTATGTATAATTAGTAGAAGTAGCATATAGTACCATAGAAGGCTACTAGTAATCGCTATTAAATTGGACTGAAAGCAGATTACGTCGAGCTCTACAGGTGCTGCTGTCAGATTAACTagctgttttctttcctttcaggGTGGCAGCCCGTTTAATTGATGGAAATCATTGAAAGTCTCCAAAATACCGGCTTACACTGACAGGCAGTTTGTGTCAGATGAACTGTGGACTTAAACCTCAATCACACCCACACATAAATACTGTTATGATACTAATAGAATACACGTCTGACGTTCAGGATTTGTCCGAAGAAATGGAGGCATCTTGAATCAAGGTTTGTTCAAACAATATTGATGTTCTTGTATCTTTGTTCCCAAATGGCTCGTCCacattaacgttagctgcaGCACTCCAAGTAATCACCATTGGGTCACCTTAAGGAGATaaagtttgtaattttatatatgtacgcattcaatgtttttataattggtgtgaaaaaaaaagattgaaaaagtcaacttgtttcttgttttttattttatttagaacaACACATGTTTTAAGCATTGTATCTGTGAtatagtacatttaaaattaaattatctcaaaacagtatatttaaacattaaatataggTGACATGTATGAAGGGCATCGCCAGCACTGGCTGTGCcggttaggttttttttttttttcttccttaacCACCTTCaggttttaattttgtatttgtattaaaaacaatgtagttACTGAAATACTATAAAACACTTTCTATGCATAACAAGtttgcagacatttttgtttttgttcttctacAGTAGCTCACTTTTCCACTTGTGATTCCTGGAACTGTAAGCTTTCAGGTGCCAttattttcagttaaaataTTCATCTCATGAACTGTGGCCGGAAAACAGAGACTGAGGGCTTGAATTTGAACAGCAATTGTTGCAATTCAAGAAAAATGATTCCATGgatcttttaaaatgtgaatattgatACAGAAGAGAGGTGCTGTCAAAGTTTGACAAAAACGGACTTAAACCATGATAAATCTGAGGTAAAAGTTGTCTTCATTATTAGAAATGGATTCCACACTACATTAAtgcataaaacaagaaaacagtcCGTCCATTTGGAATTGTACTTCCAAAAAATGgagtaaagtaaaaacagaacaagGGTAACAATATCCAAAATAATTCATCCAAATGTACAATATCTCCATCATTGATTCATTTTGTACTTTTGGCCAGTAtttcattgacaaaaaaaagtgaaagaacatccaatgtacatacacatacagtctAGTGAAATCTAAAAAGGTCCCCATTGGCTTCATGAGGCAGCATGTGTGACTGTCAGAGAGCGGTCTTGGTCAGTCTTGAGGGTCCCTGGGTCCGTGGGCAACGAGGCCACCTCCACCATGCCTAGCCCAGTGTGAGGGACACTAGTGTTCATAATGTGTCTCTGTAAATGTTTAATCCAGTCCTCCTGGACAGACAAGGGACCCTGGAAGACGAGGTCACAGAACCTGTGGAGAGATGAATGGACTGATGATAATATACTAGGGCTGGGACGACAAGCTTTTATCCCAATTCGATTCTTTCACCAATTACCTTACATGGGTGCTGATTGGATTTGTATTGAGATTTTCATTTACTGCAATTCTAAAAGtactgtgattttcttttccttttttaacgaaaacaaaaagttgaagaATGCACTGCTAGAGGCAATATATCATGAGAAATGTTTGCAAGCtaattgttttctgaaagtCTGACTTTTACTTcctttgtaaagaagtacaCAGCATGTATTTTCTGCTTTCGGTCCGTTTTACAGGAAACGGATATGATGTCGCCGTCAGTGACCGTAGAAAATATTTGGGTGAATCACTGGTAAAAATAGTTTCTAGGGagaatgttctttttaaaagattttaaaaatcatcCCAATAAACTCACAATACATACATTAATCAATTTATTTCCCCAGACCCCTACAATATCCCAACATACAGTGGTTTGGACCTATGCAGCCGGCATGTTGAAATTAATCTTTTCATCGCTGCATTGTGATGCAGACCTGGACAATTGTCAttgatgcagtgacagaccTTAACCGATGATTGCCTACTGTTGCACTTGTTGATTTTCTGGttgctgcttc
The window above is part of the Etheostoma cragini isolate CJK2018 chromosome 12, CSU_Ecrag_1.0, whole genome shotgun sequence genome. Proteins encoded here:
- the LOC117953813 gene encoding uncharacterized protein LOC117953813; the encoded protein is MNRQDSVPFNPSAKPKAAAQVLYNQQKSGRIPQDFKEAMLHIPVKPPVNSNNRTSGNVAKTKPALKRSVRSSADKWKSSFKPLGEEDDSPDTRTGSSEKVEIYNPYDPHSSDSEYEMAQDHNHSSSHQDAGCLKKGRWDRSYSKSASQLLNRCELSPETRSTESQGFSTGHRLPERQAYGPTTKSPDQPGFDSISRPLDHRVCSPDRHIHGSSNQRFLASYEGQRTNGEEGIIIPEYSREMTTPVRLSPPRLQRDHQHPLEYKNTGLDHIQPSTDVPRNRKIIMDENPIICDLCEVELANGRELEDHLESKSHWDTLEHIQQQNNYDDLAIAFIQEVMLYKSQQCSRNIEDSALQALQENDHMTKIEMFHCAACSVFISTSASSVQTHITSQEHLANTKDFQVQQRRSCLYKAETMMKELKPQFEHFLKGGSPFN